Part of the Pseudomonas lijiangensis genome is shown below.
GCGGCTCGAACACTACTTCTTCCGGCATGCCGTCGATGGAGAGGTAGAAGTGACGCTTGCCCTCGGCCTTGACGCCTACACCCGTGATGTCCACGCGGTAGGTTTCGCCGTGAACGTCGATCACGAACTCGGTCGGCACACCTTCGCCGCCCACCTTGCCGACGCTGCCAGCTTCCGGGATGGGCAGCAGCTCTTCAGGTTTAAGGGTGCCCGCAGCGCGCTCTTCGAGGAACTTGCGGCCGATGTCCGGGAACATGGCGTAAGTCAGCACGTCCTCTTCGGATTGCGCGAGGTCACCGACTTCACCGCGTAGCTTGGTCATTTCCGGCTTGAGCAGGTCGGCCGGGCGCACGTCGATCAGTTCTTCGCTGCCGATGGCCTGACGACGCAGTTTGGCATCCACTTCACCCGGCGCCTTGCCGTAACCGCCTTGCAGGTACAGCTTCACTTCGTTGGTGATGGTCTTGTAACGCTCGCCCGCCAGCACGTTGAAGAACGCCTGGGTGCCCACGATCTGGGAAGTCGGCGTCACCAGCGGCGGGTAACCCAGATCTTTGCGGACCCGTGGGATCTCGGCCAGCACTTCGCCCATGCGATTGAGCGCGCCCTGCTCCTTGAGCTGGTTGGCCAGGTTGGAAATCATCCCGCCCGGCACCTGATTGACCTGCACGCGGGTATCGACTGCCGTGAATTCGCTCTCGAACTGGTGGTACTTCTTGCGCACGGCATAGAAATACAGACCGATTTCCTGCAACAGCTCCAGATCCAGGCCGGTATCGAACTCGCTGCCCTTGAGAGCGGCAACCATGGATTCGGTGCCCGGATGGCTGGTGCCCCAGGCAAAGCTGGAGATGGCGGTGTCGATATGGTCGGCCCCGTTTTCGACGGCCTTGAGCTGACACATGGCCGCCAGACCAGCAGTGTCATGGGAATGGATAAAGACCGGGAGCGATTGCTCGGCCTTCAGCGCCTTGACCAGTTCGCCTGTGGCAAAAGGTGTCAGCAGACCGGCCATGTCCTTGATCGCCACCGAGTCGCAACCCATGGCTTCCATCTGGCGAGCCTGTTCCACGAAGGCACTGATGGTATGCACCGGGCTGGTGGTATAGGCGATGGTGCCCTGGGCATGCTTGCCCGCCGCCTTCACCGCTTCGATGGCAACCTTGAGGTTACGCACATCGTTCATGGCGTCGAAGATACGGAACACATCGATACCGTTTTCCGCCGCCTTGGCGACAAACGCCTTGACCACGTCATCGCTGTAATGGCGATAGCCCAACAGATTCTGGCCGCGCAGCAGCATTTGCAGACGGGTATTGGGCAAGGCCGCACGCAACTGGCGCAGGCGCTCCCACGGGTCTTCCTTCAGAAACCGTACACAGGCATCAAACGTCGCCCCGCCCCACACTTCCAGCGACCAGTAGCCGACCTTGTCGAGCTTTTCGCAGATCGGCAGCATGTCTTCGGTACGCATGCGGGTCGCCAGCAACGATTGGTGAGCGTCGCGCAGGATGGTGTCGGTGACAAAGATTTTCTTCGGCATTTTGGAGCTCCTTATAGCTGCAAGCTTCAAGCTGCAAGCCGCAAGAAAAAGCCGATTCGCTCTTCCTTGTAGCTTGTCACTTGCAGCTTGCTGCTCAAACTTTTACAACCCTGCGTGGGCAGCAATGGCGGCGGCGATGGCCAGGGCCAACTCTTCGGGTTTGCGCTTGATCGAGTAGTTGGTCAGTTCAGGATGGCTTTCAACGAAACTGGTATTGAACTGGCCACTACGGAATTCCGGGTTACGCAGGATTTCCTGGTAATAGGCTGCCGTGGTCTTCACACCTTGCAGGCGCATGTCGTCCAGGGCACGCAGGCCACGGTCCATCGCCTCTTCCCAGGTCAGCGCCCAGACAATCAGTTTCAGGCACATGGAATCGTAGAACGGCGGAATCGTGTAGCCGGTATAGATCGCCGTATCGGTCCGCACGCCAGGGCCACCGGGCGCGTAATAGCGGGTGATCTTGCCGAAACTGGGCAGGAAGTTGTTCTTCGGGTCTTCGGCATTGATCCGGAATTGCAGGGCAAAACCGCGATGAATGATGTCTTCCTGCTTGATCGACAACGGCTGACCGGACGCGATACGGATCTGCTCGCGCACGATATCGATGCCGGTGATCTCTTCGGTAATCGTGTGCTCCACCTGAACCCGTGTGTTCATTTCCATGAAATACACCTCGCCATCGGCGAGCAGGAATTCCACGGTCCCGGCATTCTCGTAACCCACCGCCTTGGCGGCACGCACCGACAAGTCGCCGATATAGGCGCGCTGTTCAGGCGTCAGTTGCGGGCTGGGAGCGATTTCGATCAGCTTCTGGTTACGGCGCTGGATGGAGCAGTCGCGCTCGAACAGGTGCACCACATTGCCGAAGCTGTCGCCAAGAATCTGCGCCTCGATGTGCTTGGGATTGACGATGCACTTTTCCAGAAAGACTTCCGCCGAACCGAAAGCCTTGGTGGCTTCGGAAATCACTCGCGGGAACGCCTGCTCCAGTTCTTCGCGGCTGTTGCAGCGGCGAATACCGCGACCGCCACCACCGGAAGTTGCCTTGAGCATCACCGGATAACCGATACGGTCGCCTTCGATCAGGGCTTCATGAATGTCCGCGACGTTGCCTTCGGTGCCCGGCGTGACCGGGACACCGGCCTTTATCATGCTGCGACGCGCTTCGGTCTTGTCGCCCATGCGGCGAATGACTTCTGCGGACGGGCCGATGAACTTCACCCCGCGCTCTGCACAGATTTCCGCCAGTTCGGCGTTTTCCGAGAGGAAGCCGTAACCGGGATGCAGTGCATCGCATCCGGTTTCCACTGCCAGGTTCACCAGCTTGCGCGGGTTGAGGTAACCGGCGAGAGGTTCAGCGCCAATGCTATAGGCTTCGTCGGCACGTTTGACATGCAGGGCATGCCGGTCGGCGTCTGAAAAGATCGCAACCGAGCGGATGCCCATTTCGGCGCATGCACGCACGATACGAACGGCAATCTCTCCGCGGTTGGCGATCAGGATTTTTGTTATCACTGGCATTTCCTCGACCATAAGGACTATCGAACCGGCAGAGCCGGTCGGCGCAGGGCCGCATGACGCAGTGTAGTTACTGGCTTTTTGTAACTGCGTATGTGACTGAATGACGCAGGGCCACCCTATGCCTGATCAGCGATTAATAAAAATGAGTAAAAATTGGGATAGGCATAAGCAAAAGCTTATAGTTGGTGCTCAAATCAGCAGCAGGAGTTATTGAAAATGCGTAAGTCATTGATGCGTATGACATTGCGTCAGT
Proteins encoded:
- the oadA gene encoding sodium-extruding oxaloacetate decarboxylase subunit alpha, which translates into the protein MPKKIFVTDTILRDAHQSLLATRMRTEDMLPICEKLDKVGYWSLEVWGGATFDACVRFLKEDPWERLRQLRAALPNTRLQMLLRGQNLLGYRHYSDDVVKAFVAKAAENGIDVFRIFDAMNDVRNLKVAIEAVKAAGKHAQGTIAYTTSPVHTISAFVEQARQMEAMGCDSVAIKDMAGLLTPFATGELVKALKAEQSLPVFIHSHDTAGLAAMCQLKAVENGADHIDTAISSFAWGTSHPGTESMVAALKGSEFDTGLDLELLQEIGLYFYAVRKKYHQFESEFTAVDTRVQVNQVPGGMISNLANQLKEQGALNRMGEVLAEIPRVRKDLGYPPLVTPTSQIVGTQAFFNVLAGERYKTITNEVKLYLQGGYGKAPGEVDAKLRRQAIGSEELIDVRPADLLKPEMTKLRGEVGDLAQSEEDVLTYAMFPDIGRKFLEERAAGTLKPEELLPIPEAGSVGKVGGEGVPTEFVIDVHGETYRVDITGVGVKAEGKRHFYLSIDGMPEEVVFEPLNEFVGGGASKRKQAHAPGHVSTTMPGNIVDVLVKEGDMVKAGQAVLITEAMKMETEVQASIAGKVVAIHVAKGDRVNPGEILVEIE
- a CDS encoding acetyl-CoA carboxylase biotin carboxylase subunit, producing the protein MITKILIANRGEIAVRIVRACAEMGIRSVAIFSDADRHALHVKRADEAYSIGAEPLAGYLNPRKLVNLAVETGCDALHPGYGFLSENAELAEICAERGVKFIGPSAEVIRRMGDKTEARRSMIKAGVPVTPGTEGNVADIHEALIEGDRIGYPVMLKATSGGGGRGIRRCNSREELEQAFPRVISEATKAFGSAEVFLEKCIVNPKHIEAQILGDSFGNVVHLFERDCSIQRRNQKLIEIAPSPQLTPEQRAYIGDLSVRAAKAVGYENAGTVEFLLADGEVYFMEMNTRVQVEHTITEEITGIDIVREQIRIASGQPLSIKQEDIIHRGFALQFRINAEDPKNNFLPSFGKITRYYAPGGPGVRTDTAIYTGYTIPPFYDSMCLKLIVWALTWEEAMDRGLRALDDMRLQGVKTTAAYYQEILRNPEFRSGQFNTSFVESHPELTNYSIKRKPEELALAIAAAIAAHAGL